AACATATTACTTCATTACTGGCCGGGAACGTAAACTAAGGCTTTAACTACCAATTTATCAGAATTAATCAACAACTTAATTTCATCAGAGTCCAAAGTGATTGAATGCATATGCTTACCAAATCTTCCAAGACAGGCAATTTACCAAAGGGCTACACGATCCAGTTATATTTCATTGATTATATCAGAATAATGGATACATATTTAAGAAAATGCATGATTATAAGTATTATATAGTCAATTAAGTACTTACACTCATAGAAAGAAATTGTTTTTCCCTGTGTTGGTTGGCTTCAAGATTGATTGGAACAAACTCAAAATCAAGATCATGTTCGAACAGGCATGCCACAACCTTCAAGGTTTCCGGTGTGTTCAGGTCGCCGTACAGCTTTCTGCCTTCTGCTGCCATTAGATTGTGGTAGCTATTTCTTTTTCTGAAAATGTTATATAGCATGCAGTAGTACCTTCTATACTTCTATATATATAGACATATATATGTTCCCGGCCAAAATGTCATCTCTTGTTAGTCTTGTAATAATGCAGAGTACTGTATAAGCTCCAGCCTTCTTGACTGGTGGGGGAAATGTCGGTGGCTCAACATGCATCGTCTTGGAGGTTCGGCTGAAAGTCTTAGAACCTATTTGCCTATTTGGTACTCCCATAAAATGCTTAGTGTGTTATTTTCTGTGATGTTACTTACAAAAGCTTATTAATAGATTGACACTGATAATTTGTGAAATTTTTAATCTCACCACTTCTCCCCACTCTTGATGGAGCTCAAACGCATGATCTCCCAATTAGAAAATTACTAGGTGCCGTGCCCGCGGCTAGCCGCGGGTGATTTTAGTGTATAATGGAGAAACACTAATTGTTCATAAAAGAGGTGATTTCATATCACAAAAGATGTTACAGCAGTTGTATGCTACATAATGAGGCTACATTAAAGTGGTGATGGCTGCTAGTCACATATTACATCTACATCGGAGCTGCTGTAGCAGCAGGCTATAATACATAGCACTCTGATTGCTAAAAAATAGTTGCTATACGTTGGAGTATGATCTGAAGTTACATATCCTTCAGCTTATTTCCTATAATACATATGTTTCTGGCAAGCAAACGTACAAAAAAACAGCTAAACCAACTACAACATTCACTTAAGATTTTAGCTTGTCAACATAAACAAAAAAAGAGTCATCTCGGGTTTGACATCTAGTTGAAGGTTTGTAGTTCAAGTCCTAGACCCACAGCTGATGAAGCAAGTTGCTTTCCTTGCCTGCAAATACATACAACAGTGCATAGAACGTGAATGAAAATGGAATGGAGTTGTGCTAGTTTTTGATAACTGTAATATAATCTCTTAATATTGATGTTTATATATATATATATATATAGCAATCATCTGTATCTAGTTGGTGACAGAAGAAATCCAAGTCTCTTACCCCTCTGTTTTCGTTTCAGATTCCAGTATTAACAATGCTCCTCCGTTTGTATTGACTGTTCTTTTCTTCTCAAGGAGGAGGCGGGGTGATGTTCCTGTAGGTGGAACTTGTCTTGCCACCAAGGATTGCATAATCTGCTGGCCTGTAAACACCTGAACCACCAGGTTCATCAGTTCAGAGTTGGGATAGACTTTGTTTGCTTCACTTCTTGTGGTAGCACTTGTTCAGTTGGAGAGGATCTTTTGATTAGTAGCTTTTGGCAGGTCGCACCGAAAAGTTCTTCGGCTTGTTAACCCATCAATATAGGAGTGGCTTCGTTGTCTTCGTCCTCTACAGTCATATAAGCCCTGTAGCTGTGTCTAAGCATAAAGGTTTGTCAAGTAAACGAAAAATTTCACACTTCAAGCTTAAGGAGTGGAAAATATAAGTTCGTATATACTGACAGGGAAAATTTGATTTACCGTGGAACAGGTTTTTGAAGGCGGTGCTGCACACAAACATATTCGTTGTTCTCCTCTTTCTTATTCAACTGTTTGAAACACTTGGGGTGTGCGCAACTTCTGTTCCAGTGTACCACCAGCCACTAAGTTCACAGAATCTACTGATTTTTGCACTACAAAAGGCAGTCTCCTTCTGCAAGAAGTACTAAATGGATTAAACAAAATTTGCATAAATGAATTTTTGACCAAGTCTTAGATTAAATTGGGTTTCATGTGCATACCCCATATGCAGATGGGTTCAGTGCGTTGAGCTCGGACAATGTTTTTTTTCGTGTTCGTTCGGCTCCTCATTTGTCTGGTTTGATGCCCGAACTCTAATCTAATGATCGCATCCATCTTTCGGAGTAACTGCAATTAACAAAAGAAAGATTCACTCGAAGAGAAAAAAGGTACCATGTAGGCTTCCAAATTCAAAAGTCGGGAAATCGTTTTCATAGAACCAACATGTAGTTGAATCAGTTATCTTAATACATAAAAGTAGAGATTGGTAGACTCACCACTGTGTATGTCGATGAACGGATGCGGTGGGTGTAAGAGAAAATTTTTGATCTTCTCTTTATACCTTGATAAGGAACATTCTGCTTTGATTCCTAGGTCGGTGTAAAGTATGAAAAAGATAAGAACAGAGGGAGGACTTTTAGATTAGTGGATTTCTAGGGTGCAAACACGTAGGAACTATTTGGGTGGGTGGACTTTTGGGCCGCAAGCACGTCAACATCTAGTATTAGTGGAACTCTTAAGTTTGAGCCACGTCAAGAAAACTCAAGAAGAATGGTGGAGGTGTAATTAAAACGAAAAACAGGGACCAAACCGTTTTTTTCGCCACACGGATACTGTTCAAATGCAAACTCAGTTTTAGTATATAGTATAAATTGTCTAACCACCCCATCAAAAACAGCACCCAAATTGACACATTTGAAGGAAACAATTATGTTTCTATGGCCCCATTTTTTTTTTTTTTGGACTTAGGCATTAAAAACCAAAGATAAGCTCTGACTAAATATTAAAGGTTTCATCAATAAGAGACAGGCATCAACAATAATTGAGAGTAATAATAATAAAAAAAACACAATAATTGAGTTACCAGTAGGTCGGTAAGACAATTTATATTTGAGATTGTTGGATTAAAGAACCAACATGAAAACGGTAGTTATTAATAAATAGACCAAATGACTGTGGAAGGAAAGATTAAAATAATTAGAAATTAAATCAAATGGTCTTCAGTCATTCAACTTAATGTGTTTCAATAGAGAAAATAGTCCAAATGGTCTCTGACTTTTCAGTCATTTTAACTTTTAGTATCTTAACTTTACAACTAAATACTGACTTGATCACCTTCTTACTCCGACTTAAAATTGGTGTCTAGAGACGTTAGCTCTGTTTCAGAGCTTTTGAAAATTCAAAATATAAAAAGTATTTACGTCATTCTCATTATCTTCTTTAACATCAAAATCCTACTTACCCATATGCAATCATTAATTTTCAGCGGCTTCTTTTACAACCAAACACTCTAAACGTGGAAAAACTTAGGAGTTGAAACTGCAACAACGACCATCAAAGTCTTCACTTGAAATGTGGAGAAAGGGTTTGGGGTATCCTTCGAGTTTGAGAAGAAGAGGGAGAACTAAGGTGTTATAGTACTCTTTCTGTGTGACGGATTGGGGACGCATTCGGGAAAAAAGAAGAATATGATATTCACACACACACACACGTTTTAGTGTTAGAAAATAGAAATTAGTCAAATTACTGATCACAATTTTGTTCCAATAGGCATGAGAGTTGGTGAACAAGAAAAGGAGGCTTTCCTTTTTTCAGCATTTTGGTAAGTTTGTGTGTTGACTCAGCGACATTCAGATAGCATATACGAATTTCAGGATTTGTACAAGATGTGCACCTTATGGAATGCAGATTCAAGAGTAATTACACGATACATTGCCAATGACTCGATGAGTGCTCTAGAGGGAGCCAGGGAGCCCCGCTGATATTCTCAGACTCAAAGAAGATTGCAATTCTTATGCCTCGTTTGGTTCGCGGTAAAATACACTTTGATATATATTTGACATAGTTTTATGAGATAATTTCAGAGTTAAGAATGGCAGCGGCGACTGCCGGGGGAGGAGGAGGGGCTGCCGCCGGGGCCCATTGCTGGTGGTAGGGGTGGATGCCGGCGCCAGCCATGTGGTGGATTTGGAGGCATGGAGAGAGAGAGAGAGAAAGAGGGTAAAAAGATTAACCAGGGCTATTTTAGTCATTTTTGTCGAGATTGATGTCATTTTGAAAGTTTAGGTATGAAACTGATTAAAAAAAAGATGAGGTATCAAATTGATTTTAGACCTAAAGTTCAGGGTAGTAAACTGAATTTTTTCCTAGTTTTATACAAGTGTCGTATGCAGTGTATGAAAAGTAACATGGACAGAGTTGGAGGCACAAAAAATACAACCCAGCAGCCTTAAATACTGACATATGAGCTTCCTATAAAAGCCCCTGCTTGGCTTGGTCACAGACATAGTAGTAGAGGAACTCAAAGCTAAGTTGGGTACAATTGTTGATGTCTATCAGACTATGAGAGTCGTCTGGGCCAATCAAAATTAGTTGGGAGGTGACTGATTCAGCTAGGCAGATATTCACCACCTCCAGACTGCACACTACTTGATAGCAACGCAAGCCAAGAAGTTGTTTGAATGCCGCCCAAATGTTAGAGCTCACTAAAGAGTGCTGTAGGTGACAACTGAACAGTCACATATCTTCAATGATTATCTGTATTCTAGAATCATATGTGTTTTGGCTCTGATCCTTGGCCTTTTCATTTCCTCCAATAAGTTACAAGACTGCTGTTTTTGTAATTTCTTGTTGTACGTCATTTGAGCTTGTGTCTCCTATCTCCATTGTGAAATTCGATGCCTTATGCATTAGCTTTGACAACTTACTTTGGCCTTTCAGTGTTTGAAGTTTGTGTTTGCTATTCCAATCTACAAGCTGAGTAATTCACTGTCCCCATAAACTTATTGCAATGAGAAAAACAGAAACATTCCAGTTCAATAATCGGAACTGCTGATAGGCACATAGAAAATTCCAACAAATTGTGTAGGAATCTCAATCAACAATGATGTTATTGTGTATTTTCAGATTACTATAAAGAGAGTATGAGAGAGTTCAATATCATTTATGCTTGATACTCTTGGACAGTGACTTAATCCCTTAACAGAAACATGATGCTACTAAATAACGACTACCATAGTAGATCGGTTATGCTTAATTTGCTCGTAAATGCAATCCACTTATTGCGCTACTAGTTGATCAACTTGGTTACAGAATTCACGCTCCGTCGAGCTACAACCCAATTCTTTCTTAAGGTCTCTCTCTTTCATCATCGCCCTCACTTTCTCAACATCATTCCATCTTCCCATCTCGGCATATAAATTCGACAACAAGACATAGTAAGCACTATTCCCCGGCTCCAGTTCAACAAGCTTTGCAGCTGCAAACTCGCTCAATGGCAAGTCCCCATGAGTTTGACCAGCAGCCAGCAATGACCCCAAAATAGCTTTAGTAGGCTGATAAGACATTTCTCTCAAGCATTTGACAGCCTCTTCAAGACAACCGGCACGAGCCAAGAGGTCGATCATACAAGCATAATGCTTAACGCTAGGCAAAAATCCATACTTCCCATTGATCAAGGAACAAAAAATCTGTCTACCAACATCTACCAAGCCCGAGTGACTACAAGCACAAAGCACTTGCACCAAAGTCACCTCGTCTGCACCAAACCTTTCTTGCTCCATCCTCCCGAACCACCAAACCGCCTCCTCACCGCTCTTTGCAAGAGCAAACCCCTTAATAAGTGCATTCCAAGTAAATGTGTTCTTCTCTTCCATCCCATCGAAAACAACCAAAGCCTCCTCAATTCTCCCACATGTTCCGTACATATCAATCAACGCAGTCCCCAATTTCACATCCAACTCCCACCCCTCCCTCCTTATACACTCATGAATCCACACCCCCATCTCCAGCGCCCCAAAGCTCGCACACGCAGCCAAAGCATTCACCATCGTCACAGCATTCGGCGCCACACCAGCATACTGCATCTGCTCAAAAGCAATCAACGCATCGTCATACTTCCCCAATCTCCTATACCCCTTAATCAACCCGGTCCATGACACAACATCTCTCACAGGCATTTCATCAAACACCTTTCGACACAGGTCCATCCTGCCACACGAAGCATACAAATCCAAAGCAGAGTTTAAGACATATATATCACTCCACTGCCCCAATTTGACGACATGGGTATGCAGGCATTGGCCTTGTCTGAGGTCCCGGAAGTCGGCCAAGGACTTGAAGAGAATAGGGAAGGTGTAGTTGTTGGGGGCAATGGAGGTTCTGGTCATGTGGGTGTAGATGGAGAGAGGGATGTGGGGGATGTGGGAGTGAGAGAAGGCTCTGATGAGGGAGTTGCAGGTGAAGACATGGGGGGTTGGGAGCTGGGTGAGGATGTGGAGGTGGGCTAAGTGGAGGAGGTTAAGGGTTTTAGAGGCGGAGATGAAGGCGGAGGCGACGGTGGTGATGGAGTGCAGGTTTTGGGTGATGAGGTGGGCTTGGATTTGGGCGATGTGAGCCGCGGAGGAGCAGTTGGGTAGGAGGGAGAGGAGTCTGGTGGTTGCGACGTTGAACTGCGACATGGAATTTGAGAGCAAAACGATTGAAGGGTTTTAGATTCAGGGTTTTAGGAGTGGCGCGCAACAGGGGTTTAAGTTTTGGGAAAAAAAATGCGCATCCAGGGAATCGAACCCTGGTCAGTACCGTGGGAGGGTACTATGATACCACTACACCAGATGCGCTCGTTACTAATCTTGCTAGAGGAAATATAATTAATCTACAATAAACAGAGTACGAGTTATAAAAGAAGAAGAAGACTGAGAAAGTTATAAAACCAAGTTGAACTACTGGAAAAGTGTTGGGGAGGGCTATTGCTGGTTTCTGGGTTCTCTTGACAGAAACAGTAAGTGTTTATTTTCAGTATTATCTAGAATCTGCATAGTAAAGTTTGTTGCTTGATTTGATATTGACTGTTGAAGTATTGTTGCTGATCTTTAATGGGGGATGTAGATTTGTTTGTTGTTTTCTGGGTAGGTGTAAAGCTTTAGAATTGGGATTGCTTTTACTTTTGCTTTTGTTTTTGCTTTTCCATTGTTTAAAATGATTGTTTTTGACTGAATTTGGAATGGGATTATATGATTTTTTCTATTTCTGGGCAGAAACTTATATGCAAGGTTATGATTCATATTTACCAGTAGGCTCATTTGGGATAGTTGTTATGCTAGTGGTTGGATGAAGGATGATGATAATGTGGTGGGTTCTTGATGATGAAATTAAATCTGCATACTGAAGAACAATAAGGATTAAAAAGAAATCTGGGAAATGAGGTCTTTGTCCAAAAGTTTTACCTTTTTGTTTGGGTCATAAATCTTTTTGCCTTTTGCGGTACAAGTGCTCTTGTTGAGTTTAGCAGATTTAAAATATTTCGGAGATTAGTAATGAAAAGAAGTTTTCTTATTAAGTCAGGAACTTTGTTAATCACTGTTCAATGTTCTTCTCTGTAGAACCTTGAGAAGAATGAGGATAGTGGGACTGACGGGTGGGATTTCGTCTGGGAAGAGTACTGTCTCAAATCTCTTCAAGGCCCATGACATTCCTGTTGTCGACGCTGACCTTGTGGCTCGGGTAAGTGATGAGCAAAAGATGAAACATACTAATTTTGGCAATTAAGAAAAATGTGATGGACTGAATATCTTTGGTTCAGGATGTATTGAAGAAGGGAACTGGTGGATGGAAAAAGGTTATTCCAGCATTTGGACAGGACATTCTGCAACCTGATGGAGAAGTTGATAGGCCTAAACTAGGCCAAATTGTATTCTCTAATCCTGAAAAGAGTCAACTTTTGAACCGGTATGTACATTCTCTGAAATTGGGTAATTTTATTATGTTGTCTCACTGGGAGTATCTCTTTGTAACACTGTTAGCATTGTTTATCAACTGTTCTGAATTATACGTGATGTGCTGATTGCTTGCTGAATGTTGTTGATTTTAATTTTGTTTAATACTAGATTATTTGTTGGAGTGCTTTATAAAAAAAATTACATGCCTTTATTAACTTTAATTAGATTTTTGTCTTTTTTGTAGACTATTGGCTCCTTACATATCATCTGGAATCTTTTGGGAAATTTCTAAGCTATGGCTGAAGGGGTTTAAAGTTATTGTTCTTGATGTCCCTCTGTTATTCGAGGCCAAGATGGACAGATGGACAAAGCCCATTATCGTTGTATGGGTCAATCCTGAAACACAACTCAAGAGACTCATGTTGAGGGACAGCACAAGTGAGGATGATGCTCTAAACCGAATAAACGCTCAGATGTCACTTGATTTAAAGAGGGATAAGGCTGACATAGTGATTGATAACACTGGATCACGAGAGGATTTAGAGGAGAAGTTTAGGAGTGTGCTATTTG
The window above is part of the Fragaria vesca subsp. vesca linkage group LG2, FraVesHawaii_1.0, whole genome shotgun sequence genome. Proteins encoded here:
- the LOC101299632 gene encoding pentatricopeptide repeat-containing protein At2g02980-like — its product is MSQFNVATTRLLSLLPNCSSAAHIAQIQAHLITQNLHSITTVASAFISASKTLNLLHLAHLHILTQLPTPHVFTCNSLIRAFSHSHIPHIPLSIYTHMTRTSIAPNNYTFPILFKSLADFRDLRQGQCLHTHVVKLGQWSDIYVLNSALDLYASCGRMDLCRKVFDEMPVRDVVSWTGLIKGYRRLGKYDDALIAFEQMQYAGVAPNAVTMVNALAACASFGALEMGVWIHECIRREGWELDVKLGTALIDMYGTCGRIEEALVVFDGMEEKNTFTWNALIKGFALAKSGEEAVWWFGRMEQERFGADEVTLVQVLCACSHSGLVDVGRQIFCSLINGKYGFLPSVKHYACMIDLLARAGCLEEAVKCLREMSYQPTKAILGSLLAAGQTHGDLPLSEFAAAKLVELEPGNSAYYVLLSNLYAEMGRWNDVEKVRAMMKERDLKKELGCSSTEREFCNQVDQLVAQ
- the LOC101308744 gene encoding dephospho-CoA kinase domain-containing protein-like, with the translated sequence MRIVGLTGGISSGKSTVSNLFKAHDIPVVDADLVARDVLKKGTGGWKKVIPAFGQDILQPDGEVDRPKLGQIVFSNPEKSQLLNRLLAPYISSGIFWEISKLWLKGFKVIVLDVPLLFEAKMDRWTKPIIVVWVNPETQLKRLMLRDSTSEDDALNRINAQMSLDLKRDKADIVIDNTGSREDLEEKFRSVLFEVKKPLTWTEFWLSRQGASSALVSIIIGVLMFRKVYNSSNKL